One Burkholderia pyrrocinia DNA segment encodes these proteins:
- a CDS encoding electron transfer flavoprotein subunit alpha/FixB family protein: MNTIKRIDPRRPFIITAAGLKRITLGEEGSADASAAHWSAHGHAAAAKPRRAVQDPKHVMLVVAHGERGALDDHARQAIAAAALLADAQTEVALLAFGELKDDMAELGVDKLVELAGFDRRAFDPESELQALQACVAALSPKHVFVPDNATGDGDLGRRYAAAAGASVATNVVEIDAKHVGAYAQAGRAFATRALPDVILLAQSAVDAKLPFVGAGERLAADFIRPAHDAAQPYRDLGLEEIDAARVALEEADFIVSAGNGVSDIGAFERLAGAFGAAIGASRVAVDNGHFTRDKQVGATGKTVEASVYIAFGISGAVQHLQGIKDCRHVIAVNLDGSAPIAKRANLTVVGDAQATIAALIEQVQAARVARGQSPAAIGAREPEGVAA, translated from the coding sequence ATGAATACGATCAAACGAATCGATCCGCGCCGGCCGTTCATCATCACGGCCGCGGGCCTGAAGCGCATCACGCTCGGCGAGGAAGGCAGCGCCGACGCCAGCGCCGCGCACTGGTCCGCGCACGGCCACGCGGCTGCCGCGAAGCCGCGCCGCGCGGTGCAGGACCCGAAGCACGTGATGCTGGTGGTCGCGCACGGCGAACGCGGCGCGCTCGACGATCATGCACGGCAGGCGATCGCCGCCGCCGCGTTGCTCGCCGATGCCCAAACCGAAGTCGCGCTGCTCGCATTCGGCGAACTGAAGGACGACATGGCCGAGCTCGGCGTCGACAAGCTGGTTGAACTCGCCGGCTTCGATCGCCGCGCATTCGATCCCGAAAGCGAATTGCAAGCGCTGCAGGCGTGCGTGGCGGCGCTCTCGCCGAAACACGTGTTCGTGCCCGATAACGCGACGGGCGACGGCGATCTCGGCCGGCGTTATGCGGCAGCCGCCGGCGCGAGCGTCGCGACCAACGTCGTCGAGATCGACGCGAAGCATGTCGGCGCGTATGCGCAGGCCGGCCGCGCGTTCGCGACGCGCGCGCTGCCCGACGTGATCCTGCTCGCGCAGAGCGCGGTCGACGCAAAGCTGCCGTTCGTCGGCGCGGGCGAACGCCTGGCCGCCGACTTCATCCGCCCGGCCCATGACGCCGCGCAGCCGTATCGCGATCTCGGCCTCGAGGAAATCGATGCGGCGCGGGTCGCGCTCGAGGAAGCCGATTTCATCGTGTCGGCCGGCAACGGCGTGTCCGACATCGGCGCGTTCGAGCGGCTGGCCGGTGCGTTCGGCGCGGCGATCGGCGCGAGCCGGGTCGCGGTCGACAACGGCCACTTCACGCGCGACAAGCAGGTCGGCGCGACCGGCAAGACGGTCGAGGCGAGCGTGTATATCGCGTTCGGCATCTCGGGCGCGGTGCAGCACCTGCAGGGGATCAAGGACTGCCGGCACGTGATCGCGGTGAACCTCGACGGGAGCGCGCCGATCGCGAAGCGCGCGAACCTGACGGTGGTTGGCGACGCG
- a CDS encoding (Fe-S)-binding protein, which produces MNPSFLITALLWLSVAGLAFAVAKRSSYWRLGRATAPGSFGVANLFAIPKRYFVDLHHVVARDPYIAKTHVATAGGAIGALALVFVNYGLAIYSPWLDKLIFLAALAMLVGAVFVWRRRAAKDVPARLSRGPWNTLPWLLGSFALGLVLFMLVPTGAMSGAFAVLCALLIGIGAFTMTVGAAKGGPMKHAIAGLLHLAFHPRQERFAATRESFTGNGTATPPTALKLPDIEHQEYGVAKPVEFRWNQLLSFDACVQCGKCEAACPAFASGQPLNPKKLIQDLVVGMAGGTDAAYAGSPSPGLAVGQHRGEPNGPIVSGLIEEQTLWSCTTCRACVQECPMLIEHVDAIVDMRRNRTLVHGSVPGKGQEVLANLRETGTMGGYDTAARYDWSVDLSAPVAQPGKPVDVLFVAGEGAFDMRYQRTLRAFVKVLNKAGVDYAVLGSTETDTGDVARRLGDEATFQQMAKRLIGTLGTLSYKQIVTADPHVMHSLRNEYRALGLRVTVKHHTTYLAELADSGKIAPKAVEALREKRTTYHDPCYLGRYNGETEAPRKLLKTIGIQVVEMERNGMRGRCCGGGGGAPLTDIPGKQRIPDIRIADARTIGADVVAVACPNCTAMLEGVVGPRPDVLDVAELVAASLE; this is translated from the coding sequence ATGAATCCGTCCTTCCTCATTACCGCACTGTTGTGGCTGTCGGTGGCGGGGCTCGCGTTCGCGGTCGCGAAGCGCTCGTCCTACTGGCGTCTCGGCCGGGCCACGGCGCCCGGCTCGTTCGGCGTCGCGAACCTGTTCGCGATTCCGAAGCGCTACTTCGTCGACCTGCACCACGTGGTCGCCCGCGATCCGTACATCGCGAAGACCCACGTCGCGACCGCCGGCGGCGCAATCGGCGCGCTCGCGCTGGTGTTCGTCAACTACGGCCTCGCGATCTACTCGCCGTGGCTCGACAAGCTGATCTTCCTCGCGGCGCTCGCGATGCTGGTCGGCGCGGTGTTCGTGTGGCGCCGGCGCGCGGCGAAGGACGTGCCCGCCCGCCTGTCGCGCGGCCCGTGGAATACGCTGCCCTGGCTGCTCGGCTCGTTTGCGCTCGGCCTCGTGCTGTTCATGCTGGTGCCGACCGGCGCGATGTCGGGTGCGTTCGCGGTGCTCTGCGCGCTGCTGATCGGCATCGGCGCGTTCACGATGACGGTCGGCGCCGCGAAGGGCGGCCCGATGAAGCATGCGATCGCCGGCCTGCTGCACCTCGCCTTCCACCCGCGCCAGGAGCGTTTCGCGGCCACGCGCGAATCGTTCACGGGCAACGGCACGGCCACGCCGCCGACCGCGCTGAAGCTGCCGGACATCGAGCATCAGGAGTACGGCGTCGCGAAGCCGGTCGAATTCCGCTGGAACCAGTTGCTGAGCTTCGACGCATGCGTGCAGTGCGGCAAGTGCGAAGCCGCGTGCCCCGCGTTCGCGTCGGGCCAGCCGCTGAACCCGAAGAAGCTGATCCAGGATCTCGTGGTCGGGATGGCGGGCGGCACCGATGCGGCGTACGCGGGCAGCCCGTCGCCGGGTCTCGCGGTCGGCCAGCATCGCGGCGAGCCGAACGGCCCGATCGTGTCGGGCCTGATCGAAGAACAGACGCTGTGGTCGTGCACGACCTGCCGCGCGTGCGTGCAGGAATGCCCGATGCTGATCGAGCACGTCGACGCGATCGTCGACATGCGCCGCAACCGCACGCTCGTGCACGGCTCGGTGCCGGGCAAGGGCCAGGAAGTGCTCGCGAACCTGCGCGAGACGGGCACGATGGGCGGCTACGACACGGCCGCGCGCTACGACTGGTCGGTCGACCTGAGCGCGCCCGTCGCGCAGCCGGGCAAGCCGGTCGACGTGTTGTTCGTCGCGGGCGAAGGCGCGTTCGACATGCGCTACCAGCGCACGCTGCGCGCGTTCGTCAAGGTGCTGAACAAGGCCGGCGTCGACTACGCGGTGCTCGGTTCGACCGAAACCGACACGGGCGACGTCGCGCGCCGGCTCGGCGACGAGGCGACGTTCCAGCAGATGGCGAAGCGCCTGATCGGCACGCTCGGCACGCTGTCGTACAAGCAGATCGTGACGGCCGACCCGCACGTGATGCACAGCCTGCGCAACGAATACCGTGCGCTCGGGCTGCGCGTGACGGTCAAGCACCACACGACCTACCTTGCCGAACTGGCCGACAGCGGCAAGATCGCGCCGAAGGCCGTCGAAGCGCTGCGCGAGAAGCGCACCACGTATCACGACCCGTGCTACCTCGGCCGCTACAACGGCGAGACGGAAGCGCCGCGCAAGCTGCTGAAGACGATCGGCATCCAGGTCGTCGAGATGGAACGCAACGGCATGCGCGGCCGCTGCTGCGGCGGTGGCGGCGGTGCGCCGCTGACCGATATCCCCGGCAAGCAGCGCATTCCCGACATCCGCATCGCCGACGCACGCACGATCGGCGCGGACGTGGTCGCGGTTGCGTGCCCGAACTGCACGGCGATGCTCGAAGGCGTCGTGGGCCCGCGCCCCGACGTGCTCGACGTGGCCGAACTCGTTGCCGCCTCGCTGGAGTGA